In Neisseriaceae bacterium CLB008, one genomic interval encodes:
- a CDS encoding PLP-dependent aminotransferase family protein: protein MSTLVAQTIRDITDKIAQDLLPPGSKLPSIRQQARLRGVSTFTVVEAYERLVAQGIIRSEQGKGYFVTHGHAPKAATAPTQNLPNAPIRQPFDEDWLLHGIYQHNHTMLLAGCGWLPEHWYDQSLMQGALRQLARAPNHLTEYGHPLGFEPLRELISRQLEHHHLRYQPKQLLLTQGASQALDLVTSTFTQAADTVFVDAPGYSNLITNLKFKRLNVVGVPWGPNGPDIAALQSLLAQHKPKLFFTNPVLHNPTGASYDAATTYQVVALAHQHGFMLVENQVSLSLAFNPPSCLSALDNQGNTLFISSFAKALAPSLRVGYVAGSSQHIWHMMQQKMMSGLTTSSINEQLTWHMLQHPKSQKGLQHIKQKLAAAQANVQALLIALGWQCFTQPTSGLFVYARHPHIDDAYAFAQSQHHEAVSLSPGALFECHASNLPQPWFRFNVAYCDAPEFSQWLHQVTPTAQ, encoded by the coding sequence ATGAGCACCTTGGTGGCCCAAACCATTCGAGACATTACCGACAAAATCGCCCAAGACCTATTGCCGCCTGGCAGCAAGCTGCCGTCTATCCGTCAACAGGCACGCCTACGCGGCGTCAGCACCTTCACCGTAGTCGAAGCCTACGAGCGCCTCGTGGCGCAAGGCATCATCCGCAGCGAGCAGGGTAAAGGCTATTTTGTCACCCACGGCCACGCGCCTAAGGCGGCGACTGCTCCAACCCAAAACCTGCCCAATGCACCCATACGCCAGCCTTTTGACGAAGACTGGTTACTGCACGGCATTTACCAGCACAATCACACCATGCTGCTGGCCGGCTGCGGCTGGCTACCCGAACACTGGTACGACCAAAGCCTGATGCAAGGTGCCTTACGGCAGCTGGCGCGCGCGCCCAATCATTTAACCGAATATGGTCATCCCTTAGGTTTTGAGCCCTTACGTGAATTGATTAGCCGCCAGCTAGAACATCATCATCTGCGCTATCAGCCCAAACAGCTGCTGCTGACCCAAGGCGCCAGTCAAGCGCTAGACTTGGTCACCAGCACCTTTACCCAAGCGGCAGACACCGTGTTTGTAGACGCACCGGGCTACAGCAATTTAATCACCAATTTAAAATTTAAACGCCTCAACGTCGTCGGCGTGCCCTGGGGCCCAAACGGCCCCGACATTGCCGCCTTGCAGTCGCTTTTGGCGCAGCACAAGCCCAAGCTATTCTTCACTAATCCAGTGCTGCACAACCCCACCGGCGCCAGCTATGATGCCGCAACCACGTATCAAGTCGTTGCCCTCGCCCATCAGCATGGTTTTATGCTGGTGGAAAATCAGGTGTCGCTGTCGTTGGCGTTTAATCCACCTAGCTGCCTGTCGGCGCTAGACAACCAGGGCAATACCTTATTCATCAGCAGCTTTGCCAAAGCCTTGGCACCGAGCTTACGCGTCGGCTACGTCGCGGGCTCCAGCCAACACATTTGGCATATGATGCAGCAAAAAATGATGTCTGGCCTCACCACCTCCAGCATCAATGAGCAGCTCACTTGGCACATGCTCCAACACCCCAAAAGCCAAAAAGGGCTACAACACATCAAACAAAAACTGGCCGCTGCTCAAGCCAATGTCCAAGCGTTACTCATCGCCTTGGGCTGGCAGTGCTTTACCCAGCCAACCTCAGGCCTGTTTGTGTACGCCCGCCACCCTCACATTGACGATGCCTACGCCTTTGCCCAAAGCCAACACCATGAAGCGGTCTCGCTGTCGCCTGGCGCCCTGTTTGAATGCCATGCCAGCAACCTCCCGCAGCCGTGGTTTCGGTTTAACGTAGCCTATTGCGACGCCCCTGAATTCAGCCAATGGCTGCATCAGGTCACGCCCACCGCCCAATAG
- a CDS encoding aspartate aminotransferase family protein: protein MSMNLESFWMPFTNNRAYKKQPRLFASAQGLYYKDETGRPIMDGGSGLWCVNAGHGNAKITAAITEQLQELDYAPCFGMGHPLAFKAADALADIAPKGLNRVFFTNSGSESADTALKIALAYHVAKGDSRRSGFIGREKGYHGVNFGGTAVGGIVGNRKAFSQQSLPFVTHIRSTYDLEHNAFSKGLPAYGAHWADELESRVFTLHDPSTIAALIVEPMSGSAGVILPPQGYLQKLRELCTKHGILLIFDEVITGFGRTGGDWASNVFGVIPDMVTCAKGLTNGVVPMGAVLVRQDIHDTVINAAPERAIEFAHGYTYSAHPLACAAAIAAIDVYKNDGLFERAGQMSPHMEARAHALKGLPGVIDIRNVGMVVGIEMAPSAEGVGVRAQAVFAECWKQGLFVRVTGDTLAIAPPMIITEAEIEELFRIMANAIEKTA, encoded by the coding sequence ATGAGCATGAATTTAGAATCGTTCTGGATGCCGTTTACCAATAACCGCGCCTATAAAAAACAACCTCGGTTATTCGCCAGCGCCCAGGGCTTATATTACAAAGACGAAACCGGTCGCCCGATTATGGATGGGGGTTCTGGCCTTTGGTGCGTGAACGCCGGCCACGGCAATGCGAAAATCACCGCCGCCATCACCGAGCAGCTACAAGAATTAGACTATGCGCCTTGCTTTGGCATGGGCCACCCATTGGCCTTTAAAGCCGCCGATGCCTTGGCCGATATTGCCCCTAAGGGCTTGAACCGAGTGTTTTTCACTAACTCAGGCTCTGAGTCTGCCGATACGGCCTTGAAAATTGCCTTGGCCTACCACGTGGCTAAGGGCGACAGCCGTCGCAGTGGCTTTATTGGCCGCGAAAAGGGCTACCATGGCGTGAACTTCGGCGGTACCGCCGTCGGCGGCATCGTGGGCAACCGTAAAGCGTTTAGCCAACAGTCATTGCCGTTTGTGACCCACATTCGCAGCACCTACGATTTAGAACACAATGCCTTCTCTAAAGGCCTACCTGCCTACGGCGCACATTGGGCCGATGAGTTGGAAAGCCGCGTATTTACGCTGCATGATCCTTCAACCATTGCCGCTTTAATCGTTGAGCCCATGAGTGGCTCGGCTGGGGTGATTTTACCGCCACAAGGCTATTTACAGAAATTGCGTGAACTGTGTACCAAACACGGTATTTTGCTGATTTTTGATGAAGTGATCACCGGCTTTGGCCGTACCGGTGGCGATTGGGCCAGCAATGTGTTTGGCGTGATTCCAGACATGGTCACCTGCGCCAAAGGCTTAACCAATGGCGTGGTGCCGATGGGCGCCGTGCTGGTGCGTCAAGACATTCACGACACGGTGATCAATGCCGCGCCTGAGCGGGCGATTGAGTTTGCTCATGGCTACACCTATTCGGCTCATCCTTTGGCCTGTGCTGCCGCCATTGCCGCCATTGATGTGTACAAAAATGACGGCCTGTTTGAACGCGCTGGCCAGATGTCGCCGCATATGGAAGCGCGAGCTCATGCCCTGAAAGGCTTGCCTGGCGTGATCGACATTCGCAACGTGGGCATGGTAGTGGGCATTGAAATGGCCCCTAGCGCTGAAGGCGTGGGTGTACGCGCTCAGGCGGTGTTTGCCGAGTGCTGGAAGCAGGGCCTGTTTGTGCGCGTGACCGGCGACACCTTGGCGATCGCGCCACCGATGATCATCACCGAAGCCGAAATCGAAGAGCTGTTCCGCATCATGGCCAACGCCATTGAGAAAACCGCTTAA
- a CDS encoding CoA-acylating methylmalonate-semialdehyde dehydrogenase: MNLIGHYIQNQTSTAGARQADVYNPALGQVIRQVALADVATVNQAVAAAKAAFAGWSATSPLKRARVMFKFKALLDEHALKLAKIISEEHGKVVSDALGEVTRGLEVVEFACGIPQLLKGEYTEQVGTDIDSFSTRQALGVVAGITPFNFPAMVPMWMFPVAIACGNTFVLKPSEKVPSAALFLAELLRQAGLPEGVFNVVQGDKTAVDALLAHPDVAAISFVGSTPIAHYIYEQGAHYGKRIQALGGAKNHLVVMPDADLDQTVEALTGAAYGSAGERCMAISVAVAVGDVADELVAKLKARAQTVQIGMGDDATAEMGALVTAEHRAKVKALVDSGVAEGAELLVDGRDYAHPDQANGFFMGPCLFDHVGTNMRIYREEIFGPVLAVVRVADFDAAVRLINDCPFANGTSIFTRSGEAAQAFGHRIQVGMVGINVPIPVPMAFHSFGGWKQSLFGDHHMHGPEGVRFYTRMKTITSRWPKTVSAEFAMPTMK, encoded by the coding sequence ATGAACCTGATTGGCCATTATATTCAAAATCAAACCAGCACCGCCGGCGCACGTCAGGCCGACGTGTACAACCCTGCTTTGGGTCAGGTGATTCGTCAGGTGGCCTTGGCCGATGTGGCCACCGTTAATCAAGCCGTTGCGGCCGCTAAGGCGGCGTTTGCAGGCTGGTCTGCCACCTCGCCGCTGAAGCGAGCGCGGGTGATGTTTAAATTTAAAGCTTTGCTGGACGAACATGCCCTCAAGCTGGCAAAAATCATTTCTGAAGAGCACGGTAAAGTGGTGTCCGATGCTTTAGGGGAGGTCACTCGAGGCCTAGAAGTGGTGGAGTTTGCCTGTGGCATTCCGCAGCTGTTAAAAGGGGAATACACCGAGCAGGTGGGCACCGACATCGACAGCTTCAGTACCCGCCAAGCCTTGGGCGTGGTGGCCGGCATTACGCCGTTTAATTTCCCCGCGATGGTGCCGATGTGGATGTTCCCCGTGGCCATCGCCTGCGGCAATACCTTTGTGCTCAAACCATCGGAAAAAGTGCCCTCTGCCGCTTTGTTCTTAGCCGAGCTACTGCGGCAAGCAGGCTTGCCTGAAGGCGTGTTTAACGTGGTTCAGGGCGATAAAACGGCGGTGGATGCGCTGTTGGCCCATCCAGATGTCGCTGCGATCAGCTTTGTCGGTTCGACGCCGATTGCCCATTATATTTACGAGCAAGGCGCTCACTACGGCAAGCGCATTCAAGCCTTGGGCGGCGCTAAAAATCATTTGGTGGTGATGCCCGATGCCGACCTTGATCAAACGGTTGAGGCCTTAACCGGTGCCGCTTATGGCTCGGCTGGCGAGCGCTGTATGGCCATTTCTGTGGCCGTGGCCGTGGGCGATGTGGCCGATGAATTAGTGGCCAAGCTGAAGGCACGTGCCCAAACCGTTCAAATCGGCATGGGTGACGACGCCACCGCCGAAATGGGCGCCTTAGTGACGGCTGAGCATCGTGCCAAAGTCAAAGCCTTAGTGGATTCTGGTGTGGCCGAAGGCGCTGAGCTTTTGGTTGATGGCCGTGACTATGCCCATCCAGACCAGGCGAACGGCTTTTTCATGGGGCCGTGCCTGTTTGACCACGTGGGCACCAATATGCGTATTTATCGTGAAGAAATTTTTGGGCCGGTATTGGCCGTGGTGCGGGTGGCGGATTTTGACGCCGCGGTGCGCCTCATCAACGACTGTCCATTTGCCAACGGCACCAGCATCTTTACCCGCTCGGGTGAAGCGGCGCAAGCCTTTGGCCATCGTATTCAGGTGGGTATGGTTGGCATCAATGTGCCGATTCCGGTACCTATGGCGTTTCATAGCTTTGGCGGTTGGAAGCAATCGCTGTTTGGCGATCACCACATGCATGGTCCAGAAGGGGTGCGTTTTTACACCCGTATGAAGACGATCACCAGCCGCTGGCCGAAAACCGTGAGCGCCGAATTTGCCATGCCCACCATGAAATAA
- a CDS encoding methylated-DNA--[protein]-cysteine S-methyltransferase: MYPDHYLYQAPFGSLRLRQEEQALCGIDFVAPGEAVLDQDEAAAFWQPYIQALDAYFADAGQPFPFALRVAGTDFQQRVWAQIAAIPVGETRSYQDLAIALGSHARAVGQACGRNPVPVWVPCHRVVPKNGGLGGFSLGQEDWLLNIKRWLLEHEGVI, translated from the coding sequence ATGTATCCAGACCATTATCTGTACCAAGCGCCGTTTGGTAGCCTGAGGCTGCGCCAAGAGGAGCAGGCTCTGTGCGGCATTGATTTTGTGGCGCCAGGCGAAGCGGTGCTCGATCAGGATGAAGCGGCCGCTTTTTGGCAGCCGTATATTCAGGCACTGGATGCTTATTTTGCCGACGCTGGCCAGCCGTTTCCATTTGCCTTGCGGGTTGCGGGCACAGATTTTCAGCAGCGGGTATGGGCGCAGATTGCCGCCATTCCTGTGGGCGAAACGCGTAGCTATCAGGATTTAGCCATTGCCCTTGGTTCGCATGCGCGCGCCGTGGGTCAGGCTTGCGGGCGCAATCCGGTGCCGGTGTGGGTGCCTTGTCATCGGGTGGTGCCTAAGAATGGCGGCCTCGGGGGCTTTAGCCTAGGGCAAGAAGATTGGCTGCTGAACATTAAGCGTTGGCTGCTTGAGCATGAGGGGGTGATATGA
- the xerD gene encoding site-specific tyrosine recombinase XerD: protein MSAELNAEATEVTEAVEALFEPSPCIDDLLDHLWLSERLAQNTLASYRRDLVKVERRLQGLGYGWRNVSVDALRSAIYVTTEKPSSQARALSACKRLFVYLVDHGKRSDNPCQKLKAPKQGLKLPKSISEGQIEALLNAPDLGSAHGLRDKAILEVMYATGMRVSEVVQLQLNQINLEVGVVQTVGKGNKERMVPLGEVASEYLALYMGGARGILLSHQGCDFVFVSQKKNGMSRQLAWMIVKRYADMVGIKQLSPHVLRHAFATHLVNHGADLRTVQMLLGHADIASTQIYTHVAKERLQKIYQSHHPRA from the coding sequence ATGAGCGCTGAATTGAATGCCGAAGCAACGGAAGTCACAGAAGCTGTCGAGGCTCTGTTTGAGCCATCCCCCTGTATTGATGACCTCTTGGATCACCTGTGGTTGAGCGAGCGGCTGGCGCAAAATACGCTGGCTTCGTATCGACGTGATTTGGTGAAGGTCGAGCGGCGGCTACAGGGCTTAGGCTATGGCTGGCGCAATGTGTCGGTGGATGCGCTGCGTTCGGCCATCTACGTGACGACGGAAAAGCCCAGCTCGCAGGCGCGGGCGCTGTCGGCCTGTAAGCGTTTGTTTGTGTATTTAGTGGATCACGGCAAGCGCAGCGACAATCCCTGCCAGAAGCTAAAAGCACCTAAACAAGGCTTGAAGCTGCCAAAAAGCATTTCCGAAGGTCAGATTGAGGCCTTGCTCAATGCGCCCGATTTAGGCAGCGCGCATGGGCTACGAGACAAAGCCATTCTCGAGGTGATGTACGCCACCGGAATGCGGGTCAGCGAAGTGGTGCAGCTACAGCTAAACCAAATTAATTTGGAAGTGGGCGTGGTTCAAACCGTGGGTAAGGGCAATAAAGAGCGTATGGTGCCTCTGGGCGAGGTGGCCAGTGAGTATCTAGCGCTGTATATGGGCGGCGCCCGCGGCATCTTGCTTAGCCATCAAGGCTGTGACTTTGTGTTTGTGAGCCAGAAAAAAAACGGCATGAGTCGCCAGCTGGCATGGATGATTGTGAAGCGCTATGCCGATATGGTGGGCATTAAGCAGCTCAGCCCACACGTCTTGCGTCACGCGTTTGCGACCCATCTTGTCAATCACGGTGCTGATTTACGCACGGTGCAGATGCTGCTAGGCCATGCCGATATTGCCTCGACGCAGATCTATACCCATGTGGCCAAAGAGCGGCTGCAAAAAATCTACCAAAGCCATCATCCACGCGCTTAG
- the gltS gene encoding sodium/glutamate symporter → MTLDANLTLVAACLVLLLGTLLVKKIAFLQHNHIPEAVAGGFIVAIGFLVVYQIWGVSVNFDKPLQDMLLLTFFTSIGLSSDFSRLIKGGKPLVVFIAAVAALIFVQNLVGMSMAVALGESPFIGLIAGSITLSGGHGNGAAWAPILSEQYGVAGALELAMACATLGLVLGGLVGGPVARHLLKKVKTPAVDAATEPVQETFEQPQLKRSINAANIVETIGMLAVSIAIGSYVDGLLKGTVFQMPTFVWCLFVGVILRNALTHLARREVFEPTIDVLGNVCLSLFLAIALMSLKLGQLTELAIPVLLILLVQTVVMVLFACLVTFRVMGKDYDAVVMSAGHCGFGLGATPTAIANMQVITKAFGPSHKAFLVVPMVGAFFVDLANSTLIKIFIEIGTYFA, encoded by the coding sequence ATGACATTAGATGCCAACCTGACGTTGGTTGCGGCCTGCCTGGTCTTGCTGCTGGGCACGTTATTGGTGAAAAAAATCGCGTTTTTACAGCATAACCATATTCCAGAGGCGGTAGCCGGTGGTTTTATTGTGGCCATTGGTTTTTTGGTGGTGTATCAAATATGGGGCGTGAGCGTGAATTTTGATAAACCGTTGCAAGACATGCTGCTGTTGACCTTTTTTACCTCGATCGGCTTAAGTTCGGACTTTTCACGCTTGATCAAAGGCGGCAAGCCTTTGGTGGTGTTCATTGCAGCGGTGGCGGCGTTGATTTTTGTGCAAAACTTAGTCGGCATGAGCATGGCAGTGGCCTTGGGTGAAAGCCCTTTTATCGGCCTGATTGCTGGCTCGATTACGCTTTCTGGCGGCCACGGTAACGGCGCCGCTTGGGCACCCATTTTGAGCGAACAGTATGGCGTGGCCGGTGCGCTGGAACTGGCCATGGCCTGTGCGACTTTGGGCTTGGTGTTGGGTGGTTTAGTGGGCGGGCCGGTGGCGCGCCATTTGCTGAAAAAAGTTAAAACTCCAGCCGTGGATGCCGCCACCGAGCCGGTGCAAGAGACGTTTGAACAGCCACAGCTGAAGCGCAGCATCAATGCCGCCAATATTGTGGAAACCATCGGCATGCTGGCCGTGAGCATTGCCATCGGTAGCTATGTGGATGGCCTCTTGAAGGGTACTGTTTTTCAAATGCCGACCTTTGTGTGGTGTTTGTTTGTGGGGGTGATTTTGCGTAATGCTTTGACCCACCTTGCCCGCCGTGAAGTGTTTGAGCCGACCATCGATGTGTTGGGCAATGTGTGCCTGTCGTTGTTTTTGGCCATCGCCTTGATGTCGTTAAAGCTGGGCCAGTTGACGGAATTAGCGATTCCTGTGCTGTTGATCTTGCTGGTGCAAACCGTCGTGATGGTGTTATTCGCTTGTTTGGTGACTTTCCGCGTGATGGGTAAGGATTACGATGCGGTGGTGATGAGTGCCGGCCACTGTGGCTTTGGTTTGGGCGCCACGCCCACGGCGATTGCCAATATGCAGGTGATCACCAAAGCCTTTGGGCCATCGCATAAGGCCTTCTTGGTGGTGCCGATGGTGGGGGCATTCTTTGTGGACTTGGCCAACAGCACCTTGATTAAAATTTTCATTGAAATCGGCACTTATTTTGCTTGA
- a CDS encoding LysR family transcriptional regulator — MRLRHLEIFYAVMTCGSLTRAAETLHISQPAASKALKHAEQRLGFALFQRIRGKLLPTEEAYVLFDKAKHIYEGLDDLKDLAENLSSNPHGKIAIGCLPSLGLSLVPEVTAVFLRQNPAMTLSVGTHHTDELVQLLRNRELDLGISFNLAIEGGVSVLPVAQAPLVYVDAAMPAGTVALADIEQSRWIHPGSDSLAALIAEYRTFAPATISVHTYHMAAEFVKQGLGCSITDIFSAQHALPEHMIHPLAERPSLQVCVLHRADSPLPKAAQNYVAVLSDYLAHKMAGVNQKLYGVVKNSIV; from the coding sequence ATGCGCCTACGCCACCTTGAAATTTTTTATGCCGTGATGACCTGTGGTTCGCTGACTCGGGCGGCCGAAACCCTACACATTTCTCAACCCGCCGCCAGCAAGGCTTTGAAACATGCCGAGCAGCGCCTTGGCTTTGCGCTGTTTCAGCGCATCCGCGGCAAGCTGTTGCCGACTGAAGAGGCCTATGTGCTGTTTGATAAAGCCAAGCATATTTATGAAGGCCTCGATGATTTAAAAGATTTGGCCGAGAACCTGTCGAGCAATCCCCACGGCAAAATCGCCATTGGCTGTTTGCCCAGTCTGGGGCTCAGCCTGGTGCCAGAGGTAACGGCGGTATTTTTACGCCAAAACCCAGCCATGACGCTGAGCGTGGGCACCCATCATACCGATGAGCTGGTGCAGCTATTACGCAACCGCGAGCTGGATTTGGGCATCAGCTTTAATCTGGCCATTGAAGGGGGCGTCAGCGTTTTGCCGGTGGCGCAGGCGCCGCTGGTATACGTGGATGCGGCCATGCCAGCCGGCACAGTGGCCTTAGCCGACATCGAGCAAAGTCGTTGGATTCACCCAGGGTCCGACTCCTTAGCGGCGCTGATCGCAGAGTACCGCACGTTTGCACCCGCCACCATCAGCGTACACACCTACCACATGGCGGCTGAATTCGTGAAGCAGGGCTTGGGCTGTAGCATCACCGATATTTTTTCGGCTCAACACGCCTTGCCTGAACACATGATCCATCCTTTGGCCGAGCGCCCAAGTCTACAGGTGTGCGTGCTGCATCGGGCCGACAGTCCGTTGCCTAAGGCGGCTCAGAACTATGTGGCTGTTTTGAGCGATTATTTGGCGCATAAAATGGCAGGAGTTAACCAAAAGTTATATGGTGTGGTTAAAAACTCAATTGTTTAA
- a CDS encoding D-amino acid dehydrogenase, translating into MSKQVVIVGGGVIGLSNAYALIKAGASVTLVESDSEVAMGASFANGGQLSYRYVSPLADAGVPLQGLKWMGKEDSPLNFKLRASFKQWSWLLQFTAACTRRTNQVNGAHILRLSLLSQDMLNQWRTSGDIGDFHWRRSGKMIIHRDQASFEKASQSVDPEFQQVLNNRELCDLEPALIHIQDQLRGAIYAPADETADCHAFCVQLLAYLKQQPQFRLLTERQVTGFATAGERILGLETSSGRIEADEFIVAAGNGSVPLLAKLGIKVAVYPLKGYSLTLPFPEAAHVVPSISVTDYGHKIVYAKLGDELRVAAMVDIGYEDQGLRANRVAALKRTVRASFPKLGALDEATAWSGLRPSTPKGPPILGRTKYTNLWLNIGHGSLGFTLAAGSAMVLTHLVTGAEASISLTGLTG; encoded by the coding sequence ATGAGTAAGCAGGTGGTGATCGTTGGTGGTGGCGTAATTGGTTTAAGCAATGCCTACGCCTTGATTAAGGCTGGCGCCAGCGTGACGCTGGTGGAGTCGGACTCAGAAGTGGCGATGGGGGCCAGCTTCGCCAACGGTGGGCAGTTGAGCTATCGCTATGTGTCGCCCTTGGCTGATGCTGGGGTGCCACTGCAGGGGTTGAAATGGATGGGTAAGGAGGATTCGCCGCTAAACTTCAAGCTGCGCGCGTCGTTCAAGCAATGGTCGTGGTTGCTGCAGTTTACCGCGGCCTGTACGCGGCGCACCAATCAGGTGAATGGTGCCCATATCCTCAGGTTATCGCTTTTGAGCCAAGATATGCTGAATCAGTGGCGCACAAGCGGTGACATTGGCGATTTTCACTGGCGCCGTTCGGGCAAGATGATCATTCATCGCGATCAAGCCAGCTTTGAAAAAGCCAGCCAAAGCGTTGATCCAGAGTTTCAACAGGTATTAAATAACCGCGAGCTATGCGATTTAGAGCCTGCCCTCATTCACATTCAAGATCAGTTGCGCGGCGCCATTTATGCACCGGCCGATGAGACGGCAGACTGCCATGCCTTTTGCGTGCAGCTATTGGCCTATTTGAAACAGCAGCCGCAGTTTCGTCTCTTGACCGAACGCCAAGTAACGGGCTTTGCCACGGCGGGTGAGCGCATATTGGGCTTAGAAACGTCCTCTGGGCGTATTGAGGCAGATGAATTCATCGTTGCTGCAGGCAACGGTAGCGTGCCGCTATTGGCCAAACTGGGCATTAAGGTGGCGGTGTATCCGCTCAAAGGCTATAGCCTGACGCTGCCGTTCCCAGAAGCGGCGCACGTGGTGCCCAGCATCAGCGTCACCGATTATGGTCATAAAATCGTCTACGCCAAGCTAGGCGATGAATTAAGGGTGGCGGCGATGGTCGACATTGGCTATGAAGATCAGGGCCTAAGGGCCAACCGGGTGGCGGCTTTAAAGCGTACCGTGCGGGCGAGTTTTCCTAAATTAGGCGCCTTAGATGAGGCCACCGCCTGGAGCGGTTTGCGCCCTTCAACGCCCAAAGGCCCGCCGATATTGGGGCGGACAAAATACACCAATTTATGGTTAAATATCGGCCATGGCAGCCTTGGGTTTACCCTTGCGGCTGGCAGCGCCATGGTATTGACCCATTTGGTTACCGGCGCTGAGGCGTCTATTTCACTCACAGGATTAACAGGATAA
- a CDS encoding RidA family protein has translation MTIKRNNPQARLAASVEYGGLVYLSGQVPTDLSVDVTAQTEDVLAKIDALLAEANSDKTRILSAQIWIKDMARDFAAFNAVWEAWMPLGHSPARAAVQAEMARPDVLVEIMVTAVQK, from the coding sequence ATGACAATCAAACGCAATAACCCTCAAGCCCGTTTGGCCGCTAGCGTTGAATACGGTGGTTTGGTTTACCTTTCTGGCCAAGTGCCGACTGATTTAAGCGTGGACGTGACGGCCCAAACAGAAGACGTTTTGGCTAAGATCGACGCTTTGTTGGCAGAGGCCAACAGCGACAAAACCCGTATTTTGTCGGCTCAAATTTGGATCAAAGACATGGCGCGCGATTTTGCTGCGTTTAATGCCGTTTGGGAAGCTTGGATGCCGCTAGGCCACAGCCCCGCGCGTGCTGCGGTACAGGCTGAAATGGCCCGCCCAGACGTGTTGGTTGAAATCATGGTGACTGCGGTACAGAAATAA